The Myxosarcina sp. GI1 genome has a segment encoding these proteins:
- the glmM gene encoding phosphoglucosamine mutase, with protein sequence MQLFVRADVDTNLLPKTPLFGTDGIRGKAGKLLTAPFALHLGYCAGKVLRETTADDAPVIIGQDSRNSSDTLAMAISAGLTAAGLDVWHLGLCPTPGVATLTKDSGAAGGIMISASHNPPEDNGIKFFSSKGTKLDDLLTQKIEQQLRATEPENSDRSWGKHYYRPKLLENYSQILRQSLPAALDLTGMRVVLDLAWGAAVNIAPAMFKQLGAEVISLHQLPDGDCINVGCGSTHLDLLQQAVTAYQADLGFAFDGDADRVIAVDGCGRVVDGDYILYLWGNCLKQQQQLPDNLIIATVMANLGFERAWLGSGGKLQRTSVGDRHVQAAMWRTGAMLGGEQSGHILCHHHGVTGDGIQTALHLSALVRQSKVSLTELVDGSFQTYPQILQNVRVEDSDRRSCWQECEPLQQAISQAETAMGKQGRVLVRASGTEPVIRVMVEAINLELTNYWTNNLVSVVRQHLAA encoded by the coding sequence ATGCAGTTATTTGTCAGAGCGGACGTAGATACTAATTTATTACCCAAAACACCTTTATTTGGTACTGATGGTATTCGGGGCAAAGCAGGGAAACTGCTCACTGCTCCTTTTGCTTTACATTTGGGTTACTGTGCGGGCAAAGTTTTACGAGAAACCACTGCCGATGATGCGCCCGTAATTATCGGGCAAGATTCTCGTAACTCCAGCGATACTCTAGCTATGGCGATCTCGGCGGGTTTGACTGCGGCAGGTTTGGATGTCTGGCACTTGGGTTTATGCCCCACTCCTGGCGTTGCTACTCTAACCAAAGATAGTGGGGCAGCAGGGGGAATTATGATTTCTGCCAGTCACAATCCTCCAGAAGATAACGGCATTAAATTTTTTAGCAGCAAAGGCACCAAACTTGACGATCTACTAACTCAAAAAATCGAACAGCAACTGAGAGCAACAGAGCCAGAAAATAGCGATCGCAGTTGGGGCAAACACTACTATCGCCCAAAATTATTGGAAAACTACAGTCAAATCCTCAGACAATCTCTGCCTGCTGCCCTCGATCTGACGGGAATGCGAGTGGTTTTAGATTTGGCTTGGGGTGCGGCGGTAAATATCGCACCAGCTATGTTTAAACAGCTAGGAGCAGAAGTTATTAGCCTGCATCAATTACCCGATGGCGACTGTATCAACGTTGGCTGTGGCTCGACTCATCTCGATTTGCTTCAGCAGGCAGTAACAGCATATCAGGCAGATTTGGGATTTGCCTTTGATGGAGATGCCGATCGCGTTATTGCGGTAGATGGTTGCGGTAGGGTCGTAGACGGCGATTATATTCTCTATCTTTGGGGCAATTGTCTCAAACAGCAGCAGCAGCTACCAGATAATTTAATTATTGCTACGGTAATGGCAAACTTAGGTTTTGAAAGAGCCTGGCTGGGTTCTGGTGGTAAACTACAAAGAACTTCTGTTGGCGATCGCCACGTACAAGCGGCTATGTGGCGTACGGGAGCTATGTTGGGAGGAGAACAATCGGGACATATTCTCTGTCACCATCATGGCGTTACGGGAGACGGCATTCAAACCGCGCTGCATCTATCTGCATTGGTGCGCCAGTCTAAAGTTTCTCTAACAGAATTAGTTGACGGTAGTTTTCAAACCTATCCCCAAATTCTGCAAAATGTTAGAGTCGAAGATAGCGATCGCCGCAGTTGCTGGCAAGAATGCGAACCTTTGCAACAGGCAATATCTCAAGCCGAAACTGCTATGGGAAAACAGGGCAGAGTTTTAGTTCGCGCCTCTGGAACCGAACCCGTAATTCGAGTTATGGTCGAAGCAATTAATTTAGAGTTAACCAATTACTGGACGAATAACTTAGTTAGCGTAGTTCGACAACATTTAGCAGCGTAG
- a CDS encoding glycosyltransferase family 2 protein codes for MSSSIKNALGIEAIVPTQLDLSIVVPIYNEAESISTLIEAIAKAAAATQLNYEIVCVDDGSRDGSTQILSDLARQRRDLKAVILRRNYGQTPAMAAGFECAAGKTIVTLDGDLQNDPADIPLLLAKLAEGYDLVSGWRQQRHDKALTRLLPSKIANWLIGKVTGVKIHDYGCSLKAYRGELLADMNLYGELHRFLPALAYIEGARITEIPVRHHPRRFGRSKYGLGRTIRVVMDLLTVFFMKKFLTRPMHVFGLWGLISLVAGVAMGLYLTIVKLVFQQNIGDRPLLILAVLLVITGIQLFSFGLVTELLMRTYHESQKRPIYRIRDVIKH; via the coding sequence ATGTCGTCCTCTATTAAAAATGCTCTTGGTATAGAAGCCATCGTTCCCACGCAGCTAGATTTATCAATAGTCGTACCGATATACAATGAAGCAGAAAGCATCTCGACCTTAATTGAAGCGATCGCCAAAGCTGCTGCCGCCACTCAACTCAATTACGAAATTGTCTGTGTCGATGACGGTTCGCGAGATGGTTCGACTCAGATTTTAAGCGATCTTGCCCGACAGCGTAGAGATCTTAAAGCAGTAATTTTGCGACGCAACTATGGTCAAACTCCAGCGATGGCGGCTGGTTTTGAGTGCGCCGCAGGCAAAACCATTGTTACTCTCGATGGCGATTTACAAAACGACCCCGCAGATATTCCCTTATTATTAGCCAAATTAGCCGAAGGATACGACTTAGTAAGCGGTTGGCGACAGCAAAGACATGATAAAGCTCTAACTAGACTGCTGCCTTCTAAAATTGCCAACTGGCTGATCGGTAAAGTAACGGGAGTTAAAATTCACGATTACGGCTGTTCTCTCAAAGCCTATCGTGGCGAATTGCTTGCAGACATGAACCTATATGGCGAACTACATCGCTTTTTACCCGCACTAGCCTATATTGAAGGAGCGAGAATCACTGAAATCCCCGTCAGACACCATCCGCGTCGCTTTGGACGGAGTAAGTATGGTCTGGGTAGAACCATCCGAGTAGTGATGGATTTGCTAACGGTCTTCTTTATGAAGAAGTTCTTGACTCGCCCGATGCACGTATTTGGCTTATGGGGTTTGATTTCTTTAGTGGCTGGTGTGGCAATGGGCTTGTATTTAACAATCGTTAAATTGGTCTTTCAGCAAAACATAGGCGATCGCCCCCTGTTAATTCTGGCAGTTTTATTAGTAATTACGGGGATACAGTTATTTTCTTTTGGTTTGGTAACGGAATTATTAATGCGAACCTATCACGAATCGCAAAAAAGACCTATTTATAGAATTAGAGATGTTATTAAACATTGA
- the dacB gene encoding D-alanyl-D-alanine carboxypeptidase/D-alanyl-D-alanine-endopeptidase has translation MRWFTLGAIYLLLSLISVPVAALTDTQVLLAADRGRVCPQNLSAAINKIIARPKIARSHWGIIVQTLDSQHTLYSRHANKFFIPASTTKLFTTAAALIELGVNYRIHTPIFGLGNPPNLTYLRLEGRGDPTISSISLKKIVHLLRARGIERIENLILEDSYFTLEAINPTWEWSDVYSYYGTAVNSAILNENSVTLTLLPQHVGQKVKLRWSDAIAARQWQVENNAVTAPKDTPYNINIAGVLGKPVLNVRGELAIDEPPDVWDLAIADPPQYFLETWRHLLTVEGIDVAKTTVSNSRAKNILEREITAIVSPPLTEIITTINRESNNLYAESLWRILERRHHNLKTNPIEFGLNKLGIEPHNYQLIDGSGLSRHNLITPQAVVDVLFVMSRSHLFTSYKNSLAVAGTNGTLKRRFQHTPIQNKLWGKTGTLSGVAALSGYLYLSRYQPLVFTIIVNNSERASKELRQAIDEIVLLLGQLQKCQTTSEGYYLKASS, from the coding sequence TTGCGCTGGTTTACTTTAGGAGCGATCTACTTATTACTGAGCTTAATTAGCGTACCAGTAGCCGCACTTACAGATACACAAGTTTTACTTGCTGCCGATCGCGGTCGCGTTTGTCCCCAAAACTTGAGCGCAGCTATAAATAAAATCATCGCTCGACCAAAAATAGCGCGATCGCACTGGGGAATTATCGTACAAACTCTAGATTCTCAACATACTCTTTATAGTCGCCACGCCAACAAATTTTTTATTCCTGCTTCTACTACCAAGCTGTTTACTACTGCCGCAGCCTTAATCGAATTGGGTGTTAATTATCGAATTCACACTCCCATTTTTGGTTTGGGCAACCCGCCAAATTTGACTTACTTACGGCTAGAAGGCAGAGGAGATCCCACCATATCATCTATATCTTTAAAAAAGATAGTACACCTGTTGCGAGCTAGAGGGATCGAACGTATAGAAAACTTAATTTTAGAAGACAGTTATTTCACACTTGAGGCGATTAATCCTACCTGGGAATGGTCGGATGTATATAGTTATTACGGTACAGCCGTTAATAGTGCGATTTTGAATGAAAATAGCGTTACTCTAACCCTATTACCCCAACATGTGGGGCAAAAAGTAAAACTGAGATGGAGCGATGCGATCGCCGCTAGACAATGGCAAGTAGAAAATAATGCCGTAACCGCACCTAAAGATACACCATATAACATAAACATTGCAGGAGTTTTAGGCAAGCCAGTACTCAACGTTCGCGGAGAGTTAGCCATAGACGAACCACCAGATGTTTGGGATTTAGCCATAGCCGATCCGCCGCAATATTTTTTAGAAACATGGCGACACTTACTGACTGTTGAAGGTATTGATGTCGCTAAAACTACAGTTAGTAATAGTCGAGCTAAAAATATTTTGGAGAGAGAAATAACGGCAATTGTTTCGCCGCCTCTAACCGAAATAATTACGACGATAAACCGAGAAAGTAATAATCTTTATGCCGAAAGTCTTTGGAGAATTTTAGAGCGTCGTCACCACAATCTAAAGACAAACCCTATAGAATTTGGTCTAAATAAATTGGGGATCGAGCCTCACAACTATCAACTAATAGATGGTTCTGGTTTGTCTCGCCACAATTTGATTACGCCGCAAGCTGTAGTTGATGTTTTGTTCGTCATGTCGCGATCGCATTTATTTACTTCCTATAAAAATTCTTTAGCTGTAGCAGGAACTAATGGCACTTTAAAACGGCGTTTTCAACATACCCCAATCCAAAATAAGCTCTGGGGTAAAACGGGTACTCTATCGGGAGTTGCCGCACTGTCTGGTTATTTATATCTTTCTCGATACCAACCTTTAGTATTTACTATTATTGTTAACAATTCCGAGCGAGCGAGTAAAGAACTACGACAGGCGATCGATGAGATAGTTTTGTTACTAGGTCAACTGCAAAAATGCCAAACAACATCTGAAGGTTATTATTTAAAAGCCTCCAGTTGA
- a CDS encoding rod shape-determining protein — MRFFNRFSLSRDMGIDLGTANTLVYVSGKGIVLEEPSVVALERHTEEVIAVGKEAKLLLGRAPENIEALRPLKDGVIADFEATEAMLKEFVRRVYEGSPLVHPRMVIGIPSGVTKVERRAVMEAAVQAGAREVDLIEEPIAAAIGAGLPVAEPTGNMIVDIGGGTTEVAVISSQGKVLSESVRIAGDELTQAIVNRIKKEHKLSIGEVTAENIKFRLASLYSSDRQEQTMEVRGLHILSGLPKTINISESEVRGFIAEPINNIVDAVKRTLEQTPPDLAADIIDRGIMLAGGGAMLRGLDTLIAHETGVVTHIAAEPLKCVVLGTGRVLEDKELDRVFCDRSLLT; from the coding sequence GTGCGTTTTTTTAATCGTTTTTCCCTTTCAAGGGATATGGGTATAGATTTGGGAACGGCAAATACCTTAGTATATGTCTCTGGCAAAGGAATTGTTTTAGAGGAACCTTCTGTAGTAGCACTAGAACGCCACACAGAAGAAGTTATAGCGGTAGGCAAAGAAGCAAAACTGTTGCTCGGACGCGCACCTGAAAACATTGAAGCTTTACGTCCGCTTAAAGATGGCGTTATTGCCGATTTTGAAGCAACCGAAGCAATGCTCAAAGAATTCGTACGGCGAGTCTATGAAGGCAGTCCTTTAGTACATCCGCGTATGGTAATCGGCATTCCCAGTGGCGTAACTAAGGTAGAGCGTCGCGCCGTTATGGAGGCGGCAGTACAGGCTGGTGCTAGAGAAGTAGACTTAATTGAAGAACCAATCGCGGCAGCAATTGGTGCGGGTTTACCCGTAGCCGAACCAACGGGCAATATGATCGTTGATATTGGCGGAGGAACCACAGAAGTAGCGGTAATTAGTTCCCAAGGCAAGGTACTCAGCGAGTCGGTGAGAATTGCGGGAGACGAACTTACTCAAGCGATCGTCAATCGGATTAAGAAAGAACACAAGCTATCAATTGGAGAAGTTACCGCCGAAAACATTAAATTCAGGCTGGCTTCCCTTTATAGTTCCGATCGCCAGGAACAAACTATGGAAGTTAGAGGCTTACACATTCTATCGGGATTACCCAAAACGATAAACATTAGCGAATCAGAAGTTCGGGGATTTATCGCCGAACCGATAAATAATATTGTCGATGCCGTAAAACGCACTTTAGAACAAACTCCTCCCGATCTGGCAGCAGATATTATCGATCGCGGCATTATGCTAGCAGGAGGAGGGGCAATGTTAAGAGGCTTGGATACTTTAATCGCCCATGAAACGGGAGTTGTCACTCATATTGCGGCAGAGCCTTTAAAATGCGTCGTTCTGGGTACTGGCAGGGTTTTAGAAGACAAAGAGCTAGATCGGGTATTTTGCGATCGCTCCCTGTTGACTTAA
- the mreC gene encoding rod shape-determining protein MreC, producing the protein MYRWWSKNSFSATLTILALSTTIAIKETQGGTIAEAYYFLIRPFQSQQQLKIQNKLTNARILELEQRVLELERQNQNLKQLLDFSHSQDSAGITAPVIGRSADRWWNQVTLGKGSLDGIEQGYVVMGIGGVVGRVVFVTPHTSRVLLISDPSSGVGAVVSRNRKLGSIRGKDTQTVVMRFFTKVVDIKPGDSIATSPLSNLYPAGLPIGKVKSLNLESTPAPEAEIELSAPIDLLEWVTVIPFEAKPVEDESQSLSLKTK; encoded by the coding sequence ATGTATCGATGGTGGTCAAAAAATAGCTTTTCGGCGACTCTGACGATTTTAGCCTTGAGTACTACAATTGCAATTAAAGAAACACAGGGAGGCACGATTGCCGAAGCATATTACTTTCTAATCAGACCATTTCAATCCCAACAACAGCTAAAAATACAAAACAAACTAACTAATGCCCGTATTCTAGAGTTAGAACAGCGAGTTCTAGAGTTAGAACGACAAAATCAAAATCTCAAGCAACTTTTAGATTTTTCGCATTCTCAGGATTCAGCAGGAATTACCGCACCAGTTATTGGACGTAGTGCCGATCGCTGGTGGAATCAGGTAACTCTTGGTAAAGGCAGCTTAGATGGAATCGAACAAGGATACGTGGTTATGGGTATCGGGGGAGTGGTTGGTAGAGTTGTCTTTGTCACTCCTCATACCAGTAGAGTTTTATTAATTAGCGATCCTAGCAGTGGCGTTGGTGCAGTTGTCAGTCGCAATCGTAAGCTGGGTTCGATTCGCGGCAAAGACACTCAAACTGTAGTCATGCGCTTTTTTACTAAAGTTGTCGATATCAAGCCTGGAGATAGTATTGCAACTTCTCCTCTTAGCAATCTCTATCCTGCTGGTTTGCCGATAGGTAAAGTCAAATCGCTAAACCTCGAAAGCACTCCCGCACCAGAAGCAGAAATCGAATTGTCCGCACCGATCGATCTTTTGGAGTGGGTAACTGTCATACCCTTTGAAGCTAAACCAGTTGAAGACGAGTCTCAATCTCTTTCTCTCAAAACAAAGTAA
- the mreD gene encoding rod shape-determining protein MreD, whose translation MSRLKLLDILVIVVSVALCSILMFLRLPGMELLGISPNWLLIWVVAWSSKRGIWQGAIAGVAMGCIYDSLTVASPSHILSLVIVGVLTSSLQKQKYIKEDFISIALIVFFMTIVAETVFALQYAWMRILPLTEVWHNYQQIAIASAILSSLWSPILCYPLALWWEKIFIQRELGIRS comes from the coding sequence ATGAGTAGGCTAAAGTTATTAGACATTTTAGTAATTGTTGTTTCTGTCGCTCTATGCAGTATATTAATGTTCTTGAGACTTCCTGGGATGGAACTATTGGGAATAAGTCCTAACTGGCTGTTGATTTGGGTAGTTGCCTGGAGTAGCAAACGTGGTATCTGGCAGGGTGCGATCGCTGGAGTGGCAATGGGCTGCATTTACGATAGTCTTACTGTAGCTTCTCCCTCTCATATTCTCAGCTTGGTTATCGTCGGTGTATTGACATCGAGCCTGCAAAAACAGAAGTATATTAAAGAAGATTTTATCTCAATAGCGTTAATTGTTTTTTTTATGACAATTGTGGCAGAAACTGTATTTGCCCTGCAATATGCCTGGATGAGAATTCTTCCCCTGACAGAAGTTTGGCATAATTATCAGCAAATTGCGATCGCCTCAGCAATTCTCAGTAGTCTCTGGAGTCCAATTTTGTGTTATCCCCTCGCTCTTTGGTGGGAAAAAATATTTATCCAACGTGAACTAGGTATTCGTAGCTAG
- the ilvD gene encoding dihydroxy-acid dehydratase — translation MSDNRRSKVVTQGNQRSPNRAMLRAVGFRDDDFNKPIVGLANGYSTITPCNMGINTLAQRAETALKQAGAMPQMFGTITISDGISMGTEGMKYSLVSREVIADSIETVCNGQSMDGVLAIGGCDKNMPGAMIAMARLNIPAIFVYGGTIKPGKYNGEDLTVVSSFEAVGQFSAGKIDKERLEAIEHNACPGAGSCGGMFTANTMSSAFEAMGMSLPYSSTMAAEDTEKANSTEKSAFALVEAIRQQILPKDLLTRKAFENAISVIMAVGGSTNAVLHLLAIANTIGVKLTLDDFEEIRKRVPVFCDLKPSGKYVTVDLHQAGGIPQVMKMLLVNGLLHGDALTITGKTLAEVLAEVPDTPPANQDVIRTWDNPLYKQGHLAILKGNLAEEGAVAKITGVKKPQITGSARVFESEEDCLDAILSGKIKPGDIIVVRYEGPKGGPGMREMLAPTSAIIGAGLGDSVGLITDGRFSGGTYGMVVGHVAPEAAVGGAIALVKEGDSITIDAQQKLLHLDVSNEELAKRKAAWQPIPPRYRRGMLAKYAKLVSSSSLGAVTDLDLFE, via the coding sequence ATGTCGGATAATCGTAGAAGTAAAGTAGTTACTCAAGGCAACCAGCGATCGCCAAATCGCGCTATGTTACGGGCGGTGGGTTTTAGAGATGATGACTTTAATAAACCCATAGTAGGACTGGCGAATGGCTACAGTACCATTACCCCCTGCAATATGGGAATCAATACCCTGGCGCAACGTGCCGAAACCGCTTTAAAACAAGCGGGGGCAATGCCGCAGATGTTTGGCACTATTACCATTAGCGACGGTATCTCTATGGGAACCGAAGGAATGAAATATTCTTTGGTATCTCGTGAAGTAATTGCCGACTCAATTGAAACCGTCTGTAACGGACAGAGTATGGATGGGGTGTTAGCAATTGGCGGTTGTGATAAAAATATGCCTGGGGCGATGATTGCCATGGCGCGTCTGAACATCCCTGCAATCTTTGTTTATGGGGGTACGATTAAGCCAGGAAAATATAACGGTGAAGATTTAACCGTAGTTAGTTCCTTTGAAGCTGTGGGACAGTTTAGTGCGGGCAAAATCGATAAGGAAAGGTTGGAAGCAATCGAACATAATGCCTGTCCTGGTGCTGGTTCCTGTGGCGGTATGTTTACTGCTAATACCATGTCCTCGGCTTTTGAAGCGATGGGGATGAGTTTGCCCTACTCCTCGACAATGGCGGCAGAAGACACGGAAAAAGCTAACAGTACCGAAAAATCGGCTTTTGCTTTAGTTGAAGCAATTCGCCAGCAAATTTTACCCAAAGATTTGTTAACTCGTAAGGCGTTTGAAAATGCCATTAGTGTGATTATGGCGGTAGGTGGTTCTACTAATGCCGTACTGCACTTACTAGCGATCGCTAATACCATCGGCGTAAAACTAACCCTAGATGACTTTGAAGAGATTCGTAAGCGGGTACCAGTATTTTGCGACCTCAAGCCTTCTGGTAAATATGTCACTGTAGATTTACATCAGGCTGGCGGCATTCCCCAGGTTATGAAGATGCTGTTAGTCAACGGTTTACTACATGGCGACGCTCTAACGATTACTGGTAAAACTCTTGCCGAAGTCCTCGCCGAGGTTCCCGATACTCCTCCAGCTAACCAAGACGTAATTCGTACCTGGGATAATCCATTATACAAACAGGGACATTTAGCCATTCTCAAAGGTAACTTAGCTGAAGAAGGAGCCGTTGCTAAGATTACGGGAGTCAAAAAACCTCAAATTACTGGTTCTGCAAGAGTATTTGAATCGGAAGAAGACTGTCTCGATGCGATTCTTTCAGGCAAAATTAAACCGGGAGATATTATCGTCGTGCGCTACGAAGGACCCAAAGGAGGTCCAGGTATGCGAGAAATGCTCGCGCCTACTTCGGCAATTATTGGTGCGGGGTTGGGGGACTCTGTCGGCTTGATTACCGATGGTAGATTTTCTGGCGGTACCTATGGTATGGTTGTCGGTCACGTGGCACCAGAAGCAGCAGTTGGTGGCGCGATCGCATTAGTTAAAGAAGGGGATAGTATTACAATTGATGCCCAGCAAAAATTATTACATCTCGACGTTTCCAATGAAGAATTAGCTAAAAGAAAAGCAGCGTGGCAACCCATTCCCCCACGCTATCGACGGGGGATGCTGGCAAAATACGCTAAATTGGTTTCTTCTAGTAGTTTGGGTGCAGTTACCGATCTCGATCTATTTGAATAG
- a CDS encoding WD40 repeat domain-containing protein, whose amino-acid sequence MDKIIFNRLLKYSCICTIAIGFSLPSAASDRLNSNVLHSQAIDTTQKINSESRSPWTNAERVNVLEAHHRPISLLRFSPDGRLLASVEPEAIAIWQVKTGRLLRILPGHNSSTSSINLAPTDVAFSLDGNYLATTTWSEGGLIPDKAIVIWDIETGEEVTSLKEATGCQQILFGSEGNKLYGACDSGVEVWDLATSKKLFSFAGEYPIGAIALSHDGKVMATASSNVAQKSDNSYKIQLWQLDENRATPTNKVLEHHNPIAQLAFTTDDRKLVSSSYDGKIKVWNWQTEVNTAAVSLNSQTSAFSLNANGNLIASNFPNSAIANLTTGLPLETSVSLPQQEQASAIAFSPQEAVLAWAGQPPTYPNPVIFLWQPEGVKNLQSSPLRTARNEYVFLNLKNFWNKRQVDGEKAIAANKVSPIGENPLIISLEAFGLTETTESERETVSVNYPDENLAIVTLTQTNLADDSVFGRRYRAEFAPYGEVEKQLWRLVWAGEQYKCRSNRGHSNWSKDLCQ is encoded by the coding sequence ATGGACAAGATAATATTCAACCGCTTATTAAAATATTCCTGTATATGCACTATAGCTATCGGGTTTAGTTTACCATCGGCAGCTAGCGATCGCCTTAACTCTAATGTTTTGCACTCTCAAGCTATTGACACTACGCAGAAAATTAACTCAGAAAGTAGATCGCCTTGGACAAATGCCGAACGAGTCAACGTTTTAGAAGCCCATCACCGACCGATTAGTTTACTGCGTTTTAGTCCTGACGGACGTTTGCTTGCCAGTGTCGAACCAGAAGCGATCGCAATTTGGCAAGTAAAAACAGGTCGATTACTGCGTATTTTACCAGGGCATAATAGCAGCACTTCATCAATTAATCTTGCTCCTACAGACGTTGCTTTTAGCTTAGACGGTAATTATTTAGCTACTACTACCTGGAGTGAAGGTGGTTTAATTCCAGACAAAGCAATTGTAATTTGGGACATAGAGACAGGAGAAGAAGTTACTAGTCTCAAAGAAGCTACAGGTTGTCAACAAATTTTATTTGGTTCTGAAGGTAATAAATTGTATGGAGCTTGTGATTCGGGAGTAGAAGTTTGGGATTTGGCAACAAGTAAAAAATTATTTAGTTTTGCTGGTGAATATCCCATCGGTGCGATCGCTTTAAGTCATGATGGTAAAGTTATGGCTACAGCAAGTTCTAATGTTGCCCAAAAATCGGACAATAGTTACAAAATTCAGCTATGGCAGCTAGATGAAAATCGGGCTACTCCAACAAACAAAGTCTTAGAGCATCATAACCCGATTGCCCAACTCGCATTTACTACTGACGATCGCAAGCTAGTAAGTAGTAGTTATGACGGCAAAATTAAAGTTTGGAATTGGCAAACTGAAGTCAATACAGCAGCCGTATCTTTAAATAGCCAAACTAGTGCCTTTAGTCTTAATGCAAACGGCAATCTAATTGCCAGTAACTTTCCTAATTCGGCGATCGCTAATTTAACTACTGGTTTACCTCTAGAAACTTCGGTATCTTTACCCCAGCAAGAACAAGCTAGCGCGATTGCCTTTAGTCCACAAGAAGCAGTTTTAGCCTGGGCTGGACAGCCACCTACTTATCCCAATCCCGTTATTTTTTTATGGCAGCCTGAGGGAGTAAAAAATTTGCAGTCATCGCCGTTGAGAACAGCAAGAAACGAATATGTGTTTTTGAATCTAAAAAACTTTTGGAACAAGAGACAGGTTGACGGAGAAAAAGCGATCGCTGCGAATAAAGTGTCTCCCATAGGAGAAAATCCTCTAATTATTTCCTTAGAAGCATTTGGTTTGACGGAGACAACAGAATCAGAACGAGAAACCGTATCAGTAAACTATCCTGATGAAAATTTAGCTATAGTAACCCTTACGCAAACCAATTTAGCCGATGATTCGGTGTTTGGTAGACGCTACCGAGCAGAATTTGCACCGTATGGTGAAGTTGAAAAGCAACTATGGCGACTAGTCTGGGCGGGAGAACAATATAAATGTCGGTCTAATCGCGGTCACAGCAATTGGTCTAAAGATTTATGTCAATAG